A part of Thermus sp. LT1-2-5 genomic DNA contains:
- a CDS encoding TlyA family RNA methyltransferase, which yields MRLDRYLVEQGLAESREKAKALIAQGKVRVEGKVVQKAAYPVPEGAQVEVLEEVRYVSRGAYKLLGALEAFALSPAGKVAADLGASTGGFTQVLLEGGANRVYAVDVGKGQLHPSLRQDLRVVSLEEQDARTLRLPEPVDLLVMDVSFISSTLLLPKVWELLEPGGDALVLVKPQFELWPGAHKGVVRDPALRRRALVRVREKAMSLGFQVLGERESPLPGKEGNREVWLWLRRP from the coding sequence GTGCGCCTGGACCGCTACTTGGTGGAACAAGGCCTGGCGGAAAGCCGGGAAAAGGCCAAGGCCCTCATCGCCCAGGGGAAGGTGCGGGTGGAGGGCAAGGTGGTGCAAAAGGCCGCCTACCCCGTGCCCGAGGGGGCCCAGGTGGAGGTCCTGGAGGAAGTCCGGTACGTGAGCCGGGGGGCCTACAAGCTCCTGGGAGCCCTCGAGGCCTTCGCCTTGAGCCCAGCGGGGAAGGTGGCGGCGGACCTGGGGGCGAGCACGGGAGGGTTCACCCAGGTGCTCTTGGAGGGGGGAGCAAACCGGGTCTACGCCGTGGACGTGGGCAAGGGGCAACTCCACCCCAGCCTGCGCCAGGACCTGCGGGTGGTGAGCCTGGAGGAGCAAGACGCCCGCACCCTCCGCCTCCCCGAACCCGTGGACCTCCTGGTCATGGACGTTTCCTTCATCTCCTCCACCCTCCTGTTGCCCAAGGTCTGGGAACTCCTCGAGCCCGGCGGGGACGCTTTGGTCCTGGTAAAGCCCCAGTTTGAACTCTGGCCCGGGGCCCACAAGGGGGTGGTGCGGGACCCCGCCCTAAGGCGAAGGGCCCTCGTGCGGGTGCGGGAAAAGGCGATGAGCCTAGGCTTCCAGGTGCTGGGCGAAAGGGAAAGCCCCCTCCCGGGCAAGGAGGGGAACCGGGAGGTGTGGCTTTGGCTCAGGCGCCCTTAA
- a CDS encoding DUF3234 domain-containing protein, protein MEPELSGVWYVLEGEPGEHLVVEALGQRLSGIWTRRELAEAFLAHHPQLGMRVSALESRALKEAFLRALGMLQVEAVMVDYRPGVHRAQVAKVAELLEEVRRA, encoded by the coding sequence GTGGAGCCGGAGCTTTCCGGGGTCTGGTACGTGTTGGAAGGGGAGCCGGGGGAGCACCTGGTGGTGGAGGCCTTAGGGCAACGGCTTTCCGGCATTTGGACGCGCCGGGAACTGGCGGAGGCCTTCTTGGCCCACCACCCCCAGTTGGGCATGCGGGTGAGCGCCTTGGAAAGCCGAGCGCTTAAGGAAGCCTTCCTCCGGGCCCTGGGGATGCTCCAGGTGGAAGCGGTGATGGTGGACTACCGGCCCGGGGTGCACCGGGCGCAGGTGGCTAAGGTGGCGGAGCTTTTAGAGGAGGTGCGGCGTGCGTAG
- a CDS encoding glutamine--tRNA ligase/YqeY domain fusion protein → MGLVPECFITEIVERDLKEGKYPKLLTRFPPEPNGYLHIGHARSIVLNFGLALDYGGECNLRYDDTNPETEKEEYARAIEEDVRWLGFTPTQVLYASDYFEKMYECALVLIQEGKAYVDDLSEEEMSALRAQGKPSPYRERSVEENLDLFLRMRQGEFPTGSRVLRAKIDPAHPNFKLRDPVLYRIVHAPHYHAGDKWVIYPMYDYAHPLEDFIEGVSHSLCTLEFENNRAIYDWVIENLKGKCGLPLAPRPHQYEFARLDLSHTVLSKRKLIRLVEGGYVTGWDDPRLPTLRALRRRGVRPEAIVEFVRRTGISRNEGLIEMELFEEVVRDDLNPIAPRVLGVLEPLRVVLTNYEGEEWLLAPYWPRDIPKEGNRPLPFSQEIYIERTDFSLTPPKGWKRLAPGQRVRLRHAYVIELEDVVEEGGAIKLLKARIVPGTLGANPEEGPKPKGVIHWVSARHALPVEFRLYNRLFLTKDPEEGGDFLQNLNPEALEVKRGFIEPSVAQDPKDTRYQLERLGYFWQDPVDSRPDALVMNRIVPLKEGYKA, encoded by the coding sequence ATGGGCCTCGTCCCCGAGTGCTTCATCACCGAGATCGTGGAGCGGGACCTCAAGGAGGGGAAGTACCCCAAGCTCCTCACCCGCTTTCCCCCCGAGCCCAACGGCTACCTCCACATCGGCCACGCCCGGAGCATCGTCCTAAACTTCGGCCTGGCCTTGGACTATGGCGGAGAGTGCAACCTCCGCTACGACGACACCAACCCGGAAACGGAAAAGGAGGAGTACGCCCGAGCCATCGAGGAGGACGTGCGCTGGCTGGGCTTCACGCCCACGCAGGTCCTCTACGCCTCGGACTATTTTGAGAAAATGTACGAGTGCGCCCTGGTCCTCATTCAGGAGGGGAAGGCCTACGTGGACGACCTCTCCGAGGAGGAGATGAGCGCCCTTCGGGCCCAGGGCAAGCCCAGCCCCTACCGCGAGCGGAGCGTGGAGGAAAACCTGGACCTTTTTTTGAGAATGCGCCAAGGGGAATTCCCCACAGGAAGCCGGGTCTTGAGGGCCAAGATCGACCCCGCCCACCCCAATTTCAAGCTGCGGGACCCGGTGCTCTACCGCATCGTCCATGCCCCCCACTACCACGCCGGGGACAAGTGGGTCATCTACCCCATGTACGATTACGCCCACCCCTTGGAGGACTTCATCGAAGGGGTAAGCCACTCCCTTTGCACCCTAGAGTTCGAAAACAACCGGGCCATCTACGACTGGGTCATCGAAAACCTCAAGGGAAAGTGCGGCCTACCCCTTGCCCCCAGGCCCCACCAGTACGAGTTCGCCCGGCTGGACCTGAGCCACACCGTGCTTTCCAAGCGCAAGCTGATCCGGCTGGTGGAAGGGGGGTACGTCACGGGCTGGGACGACCCCAGGCTTCCCACCCTGAGGGCTCTAAGGCGGCGGGGGGTGCGGCCCGAGGCCATCGTGGAGTTTGTGCGGCGCACGGGGATTTCCCGCAACGAGGGCCTCATCGAGATGGAGCTCTTTGAGGAGGTGGTGCGGGACGACCTGAACCCCATCGCCCCCAGGGTCCTGGGGGTGCTGGAACCCTTAAGGGTGGTCCTCACCAACTACGAGGGGGAGGAGTGGCTCCTGGCCCCCTACTGGCCCCGGGACATCCCCAAGGAAGGGAACCGTCCCCTCCCCTTTTCCCAGGAGATTTATATTGAGCGCACAGACTTCAGCCTAACCCCCCCCAAGGGCTGGAAGCGCCTCGCCCCGGGGCAGCGGGTGCGCCTCCGCCACGCCTACGTGATAGAGCTGGAGGACGTGGTGGAGGAAGGGGGCGCAATCAAGCTCCTCAAAGCCCGCATCGTCCCCGGGACCCTGGGGGCAAACCCCGAGGAAGGCCCCAAGCCCAAGGGGGTAATCCACTGGGTTTCCGCCCGCCACGCCCTGCCCGTGGAGTTTCGGCTGTACAACCGCCTCTTCCTCACCAAGGACCCAGAGGAAGGGGGGGACTTCCTCCAGAACCTGAACCCCGAGGCCCTGGAGGTGAAGCGGGGCTTCATCGAACCCAGCGTGGCCCAAGACCCCAAGGACACCCGCTACCAGCTGGAGCGCCTGGGCTACTTCTGGCAGGACCCCGTGGACTCGAGGCCAGACGCCCTGGTGATGAACCGCATCGTCCCCCTCAAGGAGGGGTACAAGGCCTAA
- a CDS encoding enoyl-CoA hydratase/isomerase family protein, whose amino-acid sequence MVLVERGRVYRLYLNDPERRNPLSPAMVEGLLKALDEAEADQEAKAVVLTGMGKAFSAGADLAFLERVTEMGAEENYRHSLSLMRLFHRLYTFPKPTVAAVNGPAVAGGAGLATACDLVVMDPEAKLGYTEVKIGFVAALVSVILVRAVGEKVAKDLLLTGRLLEAEEAKALGLANRLSPRGKALEAAVALAEEVAENAPTSLRLTKELLLALPGMGLEDGFRLAALANAWVRETGDLKEGIRAFFEKRKPRFP is encoded by the coding sequence ATGGTCCTGGTGGAGCGCGGGCGGGTCTACCGCCTGTACCTGAACGACCCCGAGCGGCGCAACCCCCTCTCCCCCGCCATGGTGGAAGGCCTCCTCAAGGCCTTGGACGAGGCGGAAGCGGACCAAGAGGCCAAGGCGGTGGTCCTCACGGGGATGGGTAAGGCCTTTAGCGCCGGGGCCGACCTGGCCTTTTTAGAAAGGGTCACGGAGATGGGAGCGGAGGAAAACTACCGCCACTCCCTTTCCCTCATGCGCCTGTTCCACCGCCTCTACACCTTCCCCAAGCCCACGGTGGCGGCGGTGAACGGCCCAGCGGTGGCGGGTGGGGCCGGGCTCGCCACCGCCTGCGACCTAGTGGTCATGGACCCGGAGGCCAAGCTTGGCTACACCGAGGTGAAGATCGGCTTCGTGGCCGCCTTGGTTTCCGTGATCCTGGTGCGGGCCGTGGGGGAAAAGGTGGCCAAGGACCTCCTCCTCACGGGCCGCCTCCTGGAGGCGGAGGAGGCCAAGGCTTTGGGGCTTGCCAACCGCCTGAGCCCCCGCGGCAAAGCCCTGGAGGCGGCGGTGGCCCTGGCGGAGGAGGTGGCGGAAAACGCTCCCACCTCCTTGCGCCTTACCAAGGAACTCCTCCTCGCCCTCCCGGGGATGGGCCTCGAGGACGGCTTCCGCCTGGCCGCCTTGGCCAACGCCTGGGTGCGGGAAACGGGAGACCTGAAGGAGGGCATCCGCGCCTTCTTCGAGAAGCGAAAGCCCCGCTTCCCGTAA
- the infC gene encoding translation initiation factor IF-3 — protein sequence MKEYLVNERIRAKQVRVIGPDGQQLGIMDTREALRLAQEQDLDLVLVGPTADPPVARIMDYSKWRYEQQVAEKEARKKAKRTEVKSIKFRVKIDDHDYQTKLNHIKRFLEDGHKVKVTIMFRGREMSHPELGEKLLNRVAEDLKGLAVVEMKPELLGRDMNMLLAPAKVSA from the coding sequence ATAAAGGAGTACTTGGTTAACGAACGCATCCGCGCCAAACAGGTGAGGGTCATCGGACCCGATGGGCAGCAACTCGGCATCATGGACACCCGGGAGGCCCTGCGCTTGGCCCAGGAGCAGGATCTGGACCTGGTCCTGGTAGGTCCCACCGCCGACCCCCCCGTGGCCCGCATCATGGACTATTCCAAGTGGCGCTACGAGCAGCAGGTGGCGGAGAAGGAGGCCCGGAAGAAGGCCAAGCGCACCGAGGTCAAGTCCATCAAGTTCCGGGTCAAGATTGACGACCACGACTATCAGACCAAGCTCAACCATATCAAGCGCTTCCTGGAGGATGGGCACAAGGTCAAGGTCACCATCATGTTCCGGGGGCGGGAGATGAGCCACCCTGAGCTCGGGGAAAAGCTCCTGAACCGCGTGGCCGAGGACCTGAAGGGGCTCGCCGTGGTGGAGATGAAGCCGGAGCTTTTGGGCCGGGACATGAACATGCTCCTGGCTCCCGCCAAGGTGTCCGCCTAG
- the rpmI gene encoding 50S ribosomal protein L35 — MPKMKTHKGAKKRVKVTASGKVVAMRTGKRHLNWHKSGKTIRQKGRKFTLAKPEAERIKLLLPYA, encoded by the coding sequence ATGCCGAAGATGAAGACCCATAAGGGCGCCAAGAAGCGGGTGAAGGTGACCGCTTCGGGCAAGGTGGTGGCCATGAGGACGGGCAAGCGGCACCTCAACTGGCATAAGTCGGGGAAGACCATCCGGCAAAAGGGGCGGAAGTTCACCCTGGCCAAGCCCGAGGCGGAGCGGATCAAGCTCCTACTGCCCTACGCGTGA
- the rplT gene encoding 50S ribosomal protein L20: MPRAKTGVVRRRKHKKILKLAKGYWGLRSKSVRKARETLFAAGNYAYAHRKRKKRDFRKLWIVRINAACRQHGLNYSAFIHGLKKAGVELDRKVLADLAVREPQAFAQLVEKAKAARASA; encoded by the coding sequence ATGCCGCGCGCCAAAACCGGGGTTGTCCGTCGCAGGAAGCACAAGAAGATCCTGAAGCTGGCCAAGGGTTACTGGGGTCTCCGCTCCAAGAGCGTCCGGAAGGCCCGGGAAACCCTCTTCGCTGCGGGCAACTACGCCTACGCCCACCGCAAGCGCAAGAAGCGGGACTTCCGCAAGCTTTGGATCGTGCGCATCAACGCCGCCTGCCGCCAGCACGGGCTCAACTACTCCGCCTTCATCCACGGCCTGAAAAAGGCGGGGGTGGAGCTGGACCGCAAGGTCCTGGCCGACCTGGCGGTGCGGGAGCCCCAGGCTTTCGCCCAGCTGGTGGAAAAGGCCAAGGCGGCCCGGGCCTCCGCCTAA
- a CDS encoding small multi-drug export protein: MPPELYVVLLAALPVVELRGAIPLGVAMGLSPWEAFLLSLLGNLLVAPLALAVLPWAVGLATRHPFFARLWQALEARVRLKGEEQVQRLGALGLFLFVAVPLPGTGAWSGAVLAVVLGLKRRYALLAISLGVLAAGLIVLLLTGGAVAGLNYLR; encoded by the coding sequence ATGCCGCCTGAGCTTTACGTGGTCCTGCTGGCCGCCTTGCCCGTGGTGGAGCTAAGGGGGGCGATCCCCTTGGGGGTGGCCATGGGCCTCTCCCCCTGGGAGGCCTTTCTCTTGAGCCTCCTCGGCAACCTCTTGGTGGCTCCCCTGGCCCTGGCCGTCCTCCCTTGGGCGGTGGGCCTGGCCACCCGCCACCCCTTCTTTGCCCGGCTTTGGCAGGCCCTCGAGGCCCGGGTCCGGCTCAAAGGGGAAGAGCAGGTGCAACGGCTTGGCGCCCTGGGCCTTTTCCTCTTCGTGGCCGTGCCCCTTCCCGGCACCGGGGCTTGGAGCGGGGCGGTGCTGGCGGTGGTGCTGGGGCTTAAGCGGCGCTATGCCCTCCTGGCCATCTCCCTGGGGGTCTTGGCCGCAGGGCTCATCGTCCTCCTCCTTACCGGCGGTGCGGTGGCCGGGCTAAACTACCTGCGATGA
- a CDS encoding glycerol-3-phosphate acyltransferase has translation MTALLLPLAYLLGALPLGYWLARRRGVDLRTASPYTLGLENALRRLGLGLALLAFLLDFLKGYLPLLLGRALGLSLGELLLLALAVYLGHLYPLFLRDPWPLRAKGAGVLLGLVAGLPLPPALGMVPLALGLALYALTGYASLGALGLPLGLFLAGVLGGWGGVERLLAGMLFLLALWRYKENLGRILEGTEPKLGNPLPLPSDKQVVCAFLIHPLTLEDFWQSPRFRWLKPLVRLGLVRQGWVERLAERFRPMKVGEVRGVRTADGREVLCHLISAPLLPHQIKEKPELAVKRAIQGARLAKELGATVVGLGAFWSVVGEKGKRVQEAVPGIEVTNGGAYTAGTVKAAIPQILAHFAQTGKDLKAVTAAVVGANGVVAFGIARQIAPLVGRLILVGRDLERLKRAAETLRKNLERKGEAPEMLLSTEVGAIKEADLVFTATSDPNPIIYPEHVKPGAWIYDEGVPPDVHPSVLAVPGVRVIPGGVVRLPGEARATLDLHFGAPDQVPACLAETMILAAEEAFDRKSLGGELKGENIQFFVERAEALGFRVVD, from the coding sequence ATGACGGCGCTCTTGCTTCCCTTGGCCTACCTGCTGGGGGCGCTTCCCTTGGGCTACTGGCTCGCCCGGCGGCGCGGGGTGGACCTGCGCACGGCGAGCCCCTACACCCTGGGCCTGGAAAACGCCTTGCGGCGCTTGGGGCTTGGCCTCGCCCTCCTCGCCTTCCTTTTGGACTTCCTCAAGGGCTACCTGCCCCTTCTCTTGGGCCGCGCCCTCGGGCTTTCCCTGGGGGAGCTTCTCCTTTTGGCCTTGGCGGTCTACCTGGGCCACCTCTACCCCCTCTTCCTCCGCGACCCGTGGCCCCTGAGGGCTAAGGGGGCCGGGGTCCTTTTGGGCCTCGTGGCGGGGCTTCCCCTGCCCCCCGCCTTGGGAATGGTGCCCTTGGCCTTGGGGTTAGCCCTTTACGCCCTCACGGGCTACGCCTCCTTGGGGGCCTTGGGCCTTCCCCTGGGCCTCTTTTTGGCGGGGGTTTTGGGGGGGTGGGGTGGGGTGGAAAGGCTTCTTGCCGGAATGCTTTTCCTGCTCGCCCTTTGGCGCTACAAGGAGAACCTGGGCCGGATCCTCGAGGGCACCGAGCCCAAGCTGGGAAACCCCTTGCCCCTGCCCTCGGACAAACAGGTGGTCTGCGCCTTCCTCATCCACCCCCTTACCTTGGAGGACTTCTGGCAAAGCCCCCGGTTCCGCTGGCTTAAGCCCCTGGTACGCCTGGGGCTTGTGCGGCAGGGGTGGGTGGAGCGCCTGGCGGAGCGCTTCCGCCCCATGAAGGTGGGGGAGGTGCGGGGGGTGAGGACGGCGGACGGGCGGGAGGTGCTCTGCCACCTGATCTCCGCCCCCCTTTTGCCCCACCAGATCAAGGAAAAGCCTGAGCTTGCGGTGAAGCGGGCCATCCAGGGGGCGAGGCTTGCCAAGGAGCTCGGGGCCACGGTGGTGGGCCTGGGGGCCTTTTGGAGCGTGGTGGGGGAGAAGGGGAAACGGGTGCAGGAGGCGGTGCCGGGGATCGAGGTGACCAACGGCGGTGCCTACACCGCCGGCACGGTGAAGGCGGCCATCCCCCAGATCCTGGCCCACTTCGCCCAGACGGGCAAGGACCTCAAGGCCGTCACCGCCGCCGTGGTGGGGGCAAACGGGGTGGTGGCCTTTGGCATCGCTCGCCAGATCGCGCCCCTGGTGGGCCGGCTCATCCTGGTGGGGCGGGACCTGGAACGGCTCAAGCGGGCGGCGGAAACCTTGAGGAAAAACCTGGAGCGGAAAGGAGAGGCCCCGGAGATGTTGCTGAGCACGGAGGTGGGGGCCATCAAGGAGGCGGACTTGGTCTTCACCGCCACCAGTGACCCCAACCCCATCATCTACCCGGAGCACGTGAAGCCCGGGGCCTGGATCTACGACGAGGGGGTGCCCCCGGACGTCCACCCCTCGGTGCTTGCGGTGCCGGGGGTACGGGTCATCCCCGGGGGGGTGGTGCGGCTTCCCGGGGAGGCCCGGGCCACCTTGGACCTCCACTTCGGCGCCCCCGATCAGGTGCCCGCCTGTCTGGCGGAAACCATGATCCTGGCGGCGGAGGAGGCCTTTGATCGCAAGAGCCTGGGGGGGGAGCTAAAGGGGGAGAACATCCAGTTCTTCGTGGAGCGGGCGGAGGCCCTGGGCTTCCGGGTGGTGGACTAG
- the mqnB gene encoding futalosine hydrolase — protein MWLLLSPTALEAPFLEGERFSFLGRKGLRGEGFVYLETGIGKVNAALTLAAWAGRNPVEKALLFGLAGAYPDSGLRLGEVALVGEEVEADLGLKEGLKPLGFPAWEGGGKRYYNRFPLDAGLTQALGHLLGLSPVVGLTRDLVSESEEEARALARRWQAALENMEGAAFARACLALGIRGAELRAISNPAGLRDKGAWRIKEAVAALGEAVGRLVGFKGA, from the coding sequence GTGTGGCTTCTCCTTTCCCCCACGGCCCTCGAGGCCCCCTTTCTGGAAGGGGAGCGCTTTTCCTTCCTGGGCCGGAAGGGCCTTAGGGGGGAGGGCTTCGTCTACCTGGAAACCGGCATCGGCAAGGTGAACGCCGCCCTGACCCTGGCGGCTTGGGCGGGGCGGAACCCGGTGGAGAAGGCCCTCCTTTTCGGCCTTGCCGGGGCCTATCCCGATAGCGGGCTCCGCCTGGGGGAGGTGGCCTTGGTGGGGGAGGAGGTGGAGGCGGACCTGGGCCTTAAGGAGGGCCTAAAGCCCCTGGGCTTTCCCGCCTGGGAAGGGGGAGGAAAGCGCTACTACAACCGTTTCCCCCTGGATGCGGGCTTGACCCAGGCCCTGGGCCACCTCCTGGGTCTTTCGCCCGTGGTGGGCCTCACCCGGGACCTGGTTTCGGAAAGCGAGGAGGAAGCCCGGGCCTTGGCCAGGCGGTGGCAAGCCGCTTTGGAGAACATGGAAGGGGCGGCCTTCGCCCGGGCCTGCCTCGCCTTGGGGATCCGCGGGGCGGAGCTTAGGGCCATCTCCAACCCGGCGGGCCTCCGGGACAAGGGGGCTTGGCGGATTAAAGAAGCGGTGGCGGCCCTGGGGGAAGCGGTGGGCCGCCTCGTAGGGTTTAAAGGGGCTTAG
- a CDS encoding superoxide dismutase: protein MPYPFKLPELGYPYEALEPHIDAKTMEIHHQKHHGGYVNNLNAALEKYPYLHGVEVEVLLRHLAALPQDIQTAVRNNGGGHLNHSLFWQLLTPGGAKEPVGELKKAIDEQLGGFQTLKEKVTQAAMGRFGSGWAWLVKDPFGKLHVLSTANQDNPVMEGFTPIVGIDVWEHAYYLKYQNRRADYLQAIWNVLNWDVAEAFYQKG, encoded by the coding sequence ATGCCGTACCCGTTTAAGCTTCCGGAACTCGGTTACCCCTACGAGGCCCTCGAGCCCCACATCGACGCCAAGACCATGGAGATCCACCACCAGAAACACCACGGGGGCTACGTGAACAACCTGAACGCCGCCCTGGAAAAATACCCCTACCTGCACGGGGTGGAGGTGGAGGTCCTCCTGCGGCACCTCGCCGCCCTCCCCCAGGACATCCAGACCGCCGTGCGCAACAACGGGGGCGGGCACCTGAACCACAGCCTCTTCTGGCAACTCCTCACCCCGGGCGGGGCCAAGGAGCCCGTGGGGGAGCTGAAAAAGGCCATTGACGAGCAGCTTGGGGGCTTCCAAACCCTCAAGGAAAAGGTCACCCAGGCGGCCATGGGCCGCTTCGGCTCGGGCTGGGCCTGGCTGGTGAAGGACCCCTTCGGCAAGCTCCACGTCCTTTCCACCGCCAACCAGGACAACCCCGTGATGGAGGGCTTCACCCCCATCGTGGGCATCGACGTCTGGGAGCACGCCTACTACCTGAAGTACCAAAACCGCCGGGCCGACTACCTCCAGGCCATCTGGAACGTCCTCAACTGGGACGTGGCGGAGGCGTTCTACCAGAAGGGCTAA
- the fumC gene encoding class II fumarate hydratase, giving the protein MEYRIERDTMGEVRVPADKYWGAQTQRSLEHFKIGAWRFRMPTEVIRAYGMLKKAAARANLELGELPEDIAKAIIQAAEEVIQGKLDEHFPLVVFQTGSGTQTNMNVNEVIANRASEILGKPLGSKYVHPNDHVNRGQSSNDTFPTAMYVATALALHQRLYPAAETLIATFAEKAEAFDTIVKIGRTHLMDAVPITLGQEVGSWAAQLRNTLAMVKEAEKGLHNLAIGGTAVGTGLNAHPRFGELVAQYLAEETGLPFRVAENRFAALAAHDELVLVMGALRTLAGALMKIGNDIRWLASGPYGGIGEIFIPANEPGSSIMPGKVNPTQVEALTMVVVRVFGNDHTVAFAGSQGNFQLNVYKPVMVDAALESIKLLAEAMESFNEHLAKGIEPNLERIEEHLQKNPMLATALNKAIGYDKAAEIVKKAIREKKSLKQAALELGYLTEEEFDRIVVPLRLAKPHEG; this is encoded by the coding sequence ATGGAATACCGGATTGAGCGGGACACCATGGGCGAGGTGAGGGTGCCGGCGGACAAGTACTGGGGAGCCCAGACCCAACGCTCCTTGGAACACTTCAAGATTGGGGCCTGGCGCTTCCGCATGCCCACGGAGGTTATCCGAGCCTACGGGATGCTGAAGAAGGCCGCCGCCAGAGCCAACTTAGAGCTGGGAGAGCTTCCCGAGGACATCGCCAAGGCCATCATCCAGGCGGCGGAAGAGGTGATCCAGGGCAAGCTGGACGAGCACTTCCCCTTGGTGGTCTTCCAGACGGGAAGCGGCACCCAGACCAACATGAACGTGAACGAGGTCATCGCCAACCGGGCCTCGGAGATTTTGGGCAAGCCCTTGGGGAGCAAGTACGTTCACCCCAACGACCACGTGAACCGGGGCCAAAGCTCCAACGACACCTTCCCCACCGCCATGTACGTGGCCACCGCCTTGGCGCTCCACCAAAGGCTTTACCCGGCGGCGGAAACCCTCATCGCCACCTTTGCGGAGAAGGCGGAGGCCTTCGACACCATCGTCAAGATCGGGCGGACGCACCTCATGGACGCCGTGCCCATAACCTTGGGGCAGGAGGTGGGGAGCTGGGCGGCGCAGCTTAGGAACACCTTGGCCATGGTCAAGGAGGCGGAAAAGGGCCTCCACAACCTCGCCATCGGGGGCACCGCCGTGGGCACGGGCCTCAACGCCCATCCCCGCTTTGGGGAGCTGGTGGCCCAGTACCTGGCGGAGGAAACGGGCCTTCCCTTTAGGGTGGCGGAAAACCGCTTCGCCGCCTTGGCCGCCCACGACGAGCTGGTCCTCGTGATGGGGGCCTTGCGCACCCTGGCCGGGGCCCTGATGAAGATCGGAAACGATATCCGCTGGCTGGCCTCGGGGCCCTACGGGGGCATCGGGGAGATCTTCATCCCTGCCAACGAGCCCGGCTCCTCCATCATGCCGGGGAAGGTGAACCCCACCCAGGTGGAGGCCCTCACCATGGTGGTGGTGCGGGTCTTTGGCAACGACCACACCGTGGCCTTCGCCGGAAGCCAGGGGAACTTCCAGCTCAACGTCTATAAGCCGGTGATGGTGGACGCCGCCTTAGAGTCCATCAAGCTCCTGGCGGAGGCCATGGAGTCCTTTAACGAGCACCTGGCCAAGGGGATTGAGCCCAACTTGGAGCGGATTGAGGAGCACCTTCAGAAAAACCCCATGCTGGCCACCGCCCTCAACAAGGCCATCGGCTATGACAAGGCGGCGGAGATCGTGAAGAAGGCCATCCGGGAAAAGAAGTCCCTGAAGCAGGCGGCCCTGGAGCTGGGCTACCTCACGGAGGAGGAGTTTGACCGCATCGTGGTGCCCTTGCGGCTCGCCAAGCCCCACGAGGGCTAA
- a CDS encoding TerC family protein — translation MEWLTNPEVWIALVTLTVLEVVLGVDNVIFISILASKLPKEEQDRARVLGLSLAAATRILFLLSIAWIMALKKPLFTLLNHEVTGKDLVLIAGGLFLIYKSVKEIHEKLEGEPGHAVKRVAPSFASVIAQVLLLDIVFSIDSVITAVGLTRYVPVMVAAILISVAIMLLASKGIYSFVNRHPTVKMLALSFLLLIGFTLVAEGTGVHIPKGYVYFAMGFAVFVEWLNLRAGLRGEPVKLHQPYEEEG, via the coding sequence ATGGAGTGGCTCACCAACCCTGAGGTGTGGATCGCCCTCGTGACCCTCACGGTGCTGGAAGTGGTCCTAGGCGTGGACAACGTGATCTTCATCAGCATTCTGGCCTCTAAGCTCCCCAAGGAGGAGCAAGACCGGGCCCGGGTCCTGGGCTTGAGCCTGGCGGCGGCGACCCGAATCCTCTTCCTCCTCTCCATCGCCTGGATCATGGCCCTGAAAAAGCCCCTTTTCACCCTTTTGAACCACGAGGTCACGGGAAAGGACCTGGTGCTCATCGCCGGGGGGCTCTTCCTCATCTACAAGTCGGTGAAGGAAATCCACGAGAAGCTGGAAGGGGAACCGGGGCACGCCGTGAAGCGGGTGGCTCCCAGCTTCGCCAGCGTCATCGCCCAGGTCCTCCTCCTGGATATTGTCTTCTCCATCGACTCCGTGATCACCGCCGTGGGCCTCACCCGCTACGTGCCCGTGATGGTGGCCGCCATCCTCATCTCGGTGGCCATCATGCTCCTGGCCTCCAAGGGAATTTACAGCTTCGTCAACCGCCACCCCACGGTGAAGATGCTGGCCTTAAGCTTCCTCCTCCTCATCGGCTTCACCCTGGTGGCGGAGGGCACGGGGGTGCACATCCCCAAGGGCTACGTGTACTTCGCCATGGGCTTCGCCGTCTTCGTGGAGTGGCTGAACCTTCGGGCAGGGCTTCGGGGCGAGCCCGTAAAGCTCCACCAGCCCTATGAGGAGGAAGGGTAA